One region of Podospora bellae-mahoneyi strain CBS 112042 chromosome 1 map unlocalized CBS112042p_1.2, whole genome shotgun sequence genomic DNA includes:
- the RBF1 gene encoding Transcription factor rbf1 (RPG-box-binding factor) (Repressor-activator protein 1) (EggNog:ENOG503P0DU; COG:S), which produces MSTTNSHPGLSYNVGNIRRAFPPPHPHNPPNKPSPSLPQHASPYQSQAYQPQPAPSSQYSVYPYTPPAVNSQQTVQNAARQPSQVPPTLPGPRQRGPPSRQMQPAPSYLQQAMNHQPMAQQPMTSQSINNQPMNPQQLSQQSLSHQSLSQPSLSQQPLSQQTLGQPSLGSQSLTPQSISQQIQQQQQQQQQQQPLSQPPLSQPPMAQSMTQSLSHQSLAQPVQSVQSVQPTQQNGNPIISHSQQSTPQPPPHPALPTSLPQIAQVQVPQVQKVQQVQPVQQQPTPPQPESAEPVQGNQDEEMEMGSQEEGEGDTSMEPKLIEGTPFVPRQPMGPMMSAPPEGGSFPTLEAVHKHVLTYCTSVGYAIVIGRSKKTVPGLKKVLFVCDRAGKPPKRVSPELRKRKTTSRKCDCQFGFFAIEQRTQWTVRYRPDPAHLQHNHGPSESPLLHPAARKLDSKMVEDIKNLKESGVGVTQTLEILQQHNPHVPLLPRDIYNARAAINRHPEKVATGLAENRPTIYSKPHPSAEERIRADLRRELAKTKEDYEKMAEENRKEIEELKNKLREKDKIIEKFEQFIDICNQRVMVSLSSKDDASRAAGAATS; this is translated from the exons ATGTCCACCACAAATAGTCACCCAGGACTATCCTACAACGTCGGTAACATCAGGCGAGCCTTTCCGCCACCGCATCCACACAACCCACCCAAcaagccatcgccatcgctCCCGCAGCACGCGTCCCCGTATCAGTCTCAAGCTTACCAGCCTCAGCCGGCGCCGTCGAGCCAGTACTCCGTCTACCCATACACTCCTCCCGCCGTCAACAGTCAACAAACGGTCCAAAATGCCGCACGACAGCCCTCGCAGGTGCCGCCCACGCTGCCCGGACCGCGCCAGCGAGGCCCTCCTTCGAGACAGATGCAACCCGCCCCGAGCTACCTACAGCAGGCCATGAATCACCAGCCCATGGCTCAGCAGCCGATGACTTCCCAGAGCATAAACAACCAGCCCATGAACCCACAGCAGCTCAGCCAGCAGTCGCTGAGCCATCAATCTCTGAGCCAGCCCAGCCTGTCCCAGCAACCCTTGAGCCAGCAGACTCTCGGTCAACCATCGTTGGGCTCACAGTCTCTTACTCCTCAGTCTATCAGTCAACAGattcagcagcagcagcagcagcagcagcagcagcagcccttGAGCCAACCTCCCCTGAGCCAGCCTCCAATGGCACAATCCATGACCCAGTCTCTCAGCCACCAGTCTCTGGCCCAGCCGGTGCAGAGTGTGCAGTCAGTGCAGCCCACCCAGCAAAACGGCAACCCGATCATATCGCACTCTCAGCAGTCTACTCCCCAGCCTCCGCCCCACCCGGCCCTTCCCACCTCCCTGCCGCAGATTGCCCAGGTGCAGGTGCCACAGGTGCAAAAAGTCCAGCAGGTTCAGCctgtccaacaacaaccaacgcCTCCGCAGCCCGAGTCTGCCGAGCCGGTACAAGGAAATCAGGATGAAGAAATGGAGATGGGAAgccaggaagaaggagagggtgacACGTCAATGGAGCCCAAGCTGATCGAGGGCACCCCGTTCGTGCCGCGTCAACCAATGGGGCCAATGATGTCTGCCCCTCCCGAAGGTGGTAGTTTCCCGACTCTGGAGGCTGTCCACAAGCATGTTTTGACCTACTGCACGTCTGTTGGCTATGCCATTGTCATCGGACGTTCCAAGAAGACGGTTCCCGGCCTCAAAAAGGTTCTTTTTGTCTGTGATCGTGCCggcaaacccccaaaacgcGTGAGTCCTGAACTTCGAAAGCGCAAGACCACATCCCGGAAATGTGATTGCCAGTTCGGATTCTTTGCCATCGAGCAGAGAACCCAGTGGACGGTGCGTTACCGCCCAGATCCCGCTCACCTGCAGCATAACCATGGTCCGAGTGAGAGCCCACTgctgcacccggcagctagGAAGCTGGATAGCAAGATGGTTGAAGATATCAAAAATCTGAAAGAGAGCG GGGTAGGTGTCACGCAAACGCTGGAGATCCTTCAGCAGCACAACCCCCAtgtccctcttcttcctcgcgaTATATACAATGCCAGGGCCGCCATCAACCGACATCCTGAAAAGGTCGCAACCGGATTAGCCGAGAACAGGCCGACCATCTACAGCAAACCTCATCCGTCGGCAGAGGAAAGAATCAGGGCCGATCTCCGCCGCGAATTGGCCAAGACGAAAGAAGATTACGAGAAGATGGCTGAAGAAAACAGGAAGGAGATCGAAGAATTAAAGAACAAGTTGCGGGAAAAGGACAAGATCATTGAGAAGTTTGAGCAGTTCATTGATATCTGCAACCAGCGTGTCATGGTCAGCCTTTCGAGCAAGGATGATGCTAGTCGTGCAGCTGGTGCGGCAACTTCCTGA
- a CDS encoding uncharacterized protein (COG:Z; EggNog:ENOG503NX1H) codes for MLHEILLSLSGHPSPLLRAAATLSPNDLSPTLSLTPSEAALLQPLATLSTLHTTIASHSNLISTSHPSVICRSVASSILSQHLHSFQQFLLQIESDILTKDSKMVGGYNIVPLTQMVGLIEGTWRRRMEFLGEVTGFMVTGMGKQQQQQQGERCTGPRLMDVLRKELQTGYEDVEVLARELLSVAEGTWLREVGAWVVYGQLPQKSDGDFFIRRVDRRAVAGVGTGETGMTAQEEEEMKWEEEWVVEEYLLPGFVTPAAAASMLFIGRSLNQIRAKAVGDYSLRGKGHLSTQLERLSKLQHPLDAASFGRAISDIRRYLSRTTLQKLLPLSKVVETLGLLRDFFLLRKGEFAMALTQQADEKIRSRWKRAENMSWEKRDKLGNVTVKEGEVAAVLSRTWAAMGNMRGEYDDAGDEEDEGVELARDLLRLTIAKRRAPSASGPAAVESGLVNIADTPFRNLLFSVPVVLTLKIPSPLDLFLTQADLQTYTAINSYLLSLRRAHIRLTDLWKITSLRRHHPAPPGPPRGSARGGRETVLLLRQRQTARSDMLRSAWATASAAIFFLGETEAYLQTEVVAGLSDGFHRWLTTGEDDYHPQSQTDLNKPAQPPAPPTGNTTTTNKNNNNEEQEAIDDDIWLNESNTSSPPPNASSFLGLHDPETLSHAHRLYLRTLVSLLLLSRPTFTDPLYELLVQIDQLVACVNRLHQVWQAADLEADVGVVDAFVDLAKEERDVQEVLREVETKVKKGIEGLVGELRRLEGRHDHEDVVLGEGGEEMEMVMREKGEYVPRRVGGLDRLLMKLDFGSWFGGGSGTGEDYGVEGEIGVDVVGGEHFWSSGWAE; via the coding sequence ATGCTCCACGAAATTCTGCTCTCCCTCTCTGGACACCCCTCCCCGCTCCTCCGCGCAGCCGCTACCCTTTCCCCAAATGACCTTtcacccaccctctccctcacgCCAAGCGAGGCCGCACTGCTCCAACCCCTAGCCACCTTGTCGACCCTCCACACAACAATAGCAAGTCACTCAAATTTGATATCAACCAGCCACCCATCTGTCATCTGCCGATCTGTCGCCTCGTCGATTCTCTCACAGCACCTCCATTCATTTCAGCAATTTCTCCTCCAAATCGAAAGTGACATTCTCACTAAAGACAGCAAGATGGTCGGAGGGTACAACATTGTCCCGTTGACGcagatggtggggttgattGAGGGgacgtggaggaggaggatggagtttttgggggaggtgacgggGTTTATGGTCacggggatggggaagcagcagcagcagcaacaagggGAGCGGTGTACTGGAccgaggttgatggatgTACTGAGGAAAGAATTGCAGACTGGTTATGAGGATGTGGAAgtgttggcgagggagttgCTCAGCGTGGCGGAGGGGAcgtggttgagggaggtgggagctTGGGTAGTGTATGGACAGTTGCCGCAAAAGAGTGATGGGGACTTCTTTATCAGGAGGGTGGACAGgcgtgctgttgctggggtaGGGACTGGGGAGACGGGAATGACGgcgcaagaagaggaagagatgaaatgggaggaggagtgggtggtggaggagtacTTACTGCCAGGATTTGTCACgcctgctgcggcggcgagcATGCTCTTTATCGGGAGGAGTTTGAACCAGATTCGCGCTAAGGCCGTGGGGGATTATTCTCTGAGAGGCAAGGGGCATTTGTCGACGCAGTTGGAGAGGTTGTCCAAGCTGCAGCATCCGTTGGATGCGGCGAGTTTCGGGAGGGCGATCTCGGATATCAGGAGATACCTTTCTAGGACAACTCTGCAGAAGCTGCTGCCGTTGAGTAAAGTTGTCGAGAcgctggggttgttgagagatttttttcttttgagaAAGGGGGAGTTTGCAATGGCGTTGACGCAGCAGGCGGATGAGAAGATTAGAAGTCGGTGGAAGAGGGCGGAGAATATGAgttgggagaagagggatAAGTTGGGAAATGTGACCGTCAAAGAAGGGGaagttgctgctgtgctgaGCCGGACTTGGGCGGCGATGGGGAACATGAGGGGAGAATatgatgatgctggggatgaagaggatgaaggggtggaaCTGGCGAGGGACTTGTTGCGGCTGACGATTGCGAAGAGACGGGCGCCGAGCGCTTCAGGGCCGGCAGCGGTGGAGAGCGGGTTGGTGAATATTGCTGACACTCCGTTTCGGAACCTGCTATTCTCGGTGCCAGTAGTGTTGACACTTAAAATACCATCGCCATTGGATTTGTTTCTGACACAGGCAGATCTGCAGACATATACTGCGATCAACTCGTACTTGCTGTCACTGAGACGAGCGCACATACGGTTGACAGATCTGTGGAAAATTACCTCGTTGAGAAGGCATCATCCTGCACCGCCAGGGCCGCCAAGGGGAAGCGCACGAGGCGGAAGAGAAACGGTATTGCTTCTAAGACAGCGGCAAACGGCAAGGTCAGATATGCTTCGCAGTGCCTGGGCTACTGCTAGCGCCGCTATCTTCTTCCTTGGGGAAACAGAAGCTTATCTGCAGACAGAAGTCGTTGCTGGCTTGTCAGATGGCTTCCACAGGTGGTTGACCACAGGCGAAGACGACTACCATCCTCAGTCACAAACCGATCTGAACAAACCTGCccagccaccagcaccacctaCCGGtaacaccacaaccaccaacaaaaacaacaacaacgaagaacaagaagccatcgacgacgacatctGGCTTAATGAGTCAAATACgtcttccccaccaccgaATGCTTCTTCCTTTTTGGGTCTTCACGACCCAGAGACACTGTCGCATGCCCATAGACTCTACCTCCGCACGCTTGTCtcgctgctgttgctctCGCGGCCTACATTCACTGATCCCCTTTATGAATTGCTTGTCCAGATCGACCAGCTTGTCGCTTGCGTCAACCGTCTTCATCAGGTGTGGCAAGCCGCCGATTTGGAAGCCGatgtgggtgttgttgatgcgtTTGTTGAtttggccaaggaggagagagatgttcaggaggtgttgagggaggtggaaaCGAAGGTCAAAAAGGGAAtcgaggggttggttggggagcTGAGGCGGCTCGAGGGGAGGCATGATCATGAGGATGTGGTtctcggggagggaggggaggagatggagatggttatgagggagaagggggaatATGTACCCCGGagagttggggggttggataggttgttgatgaagttgGATTTCGGgagttggtttggtggtggtagtggcaCTGGGGAGGATTATGGGGTAGAAGGGGAAATAGGGGTGGATGTGGTAGGGGGAGAACATTTTTGGTCGTCAGGGTGGGCTGAATAA
- a CDS encoding uncharacterized protein (EggNog:ENOG503Q4WA; COG:B), translating into MMAGSPSSPGTADSRRGANAKRPAQRSSIACQSCRKSKIKCNNTGGDSPCDTCIRNGKECTYPEAPPVQPKRSEPPAGPKAEQGTERKRVRRMEDIVKMEGAVPAAMIAEDVLSMPYLNEAVWSQLFDIYRLHFATELPFLHLATLKEKLGSRFRAKPSDTSPEINLVLLGILTLTARFHQTLVSYVTVPKNASSAAATPKPQPPGPDLKASVASEYYAEILTKALGGLRTSMTVASVERVQAFLMLGLYEWSQAVPRVGGMAAWMYVGVAIRMAQALGLGHGDGEPGKKFSMRPALARGPSIPHSQMIIAKEIRRRTMFSCLILDRLLGCGKDRVSTIRSEDLRIQLPCAEMSFDLSEDVFTGFLNPVPGIDKKRPISDSVLGRFVRLVDLWGEISRWSFAGGRFTETEAPWHSASKFCQLREKLEGFYADLPPNFQWSDSNYYKHENHQASSVYVSLHMLGAVCRIMLHREYIPFIPIRCDRPVGPLDEPVFTEGQEPAGFWDTSAEEIFRAARDIVDLVEICGDKLPMSALVLFSVWTAAFVGIYAVHFPHMDTKGHMLPSFSGDLEITKNGPTGTTFSTLKQMSRWLKLAETYCNYFREMACYYEKVKSDWDKHSGRPGNNEGKLISVRLGGGGLEEWQKQSRKIINNGEILGTGGPDDKQSSRDSTVEPNSHQQQQQQQQQQQQHEEKPSRSTSFTPINSSNHHPQPYHHQSHDSNGKMEDNADSWRFHPHHPHQPSPSQSSTTIPSPEMPMVSFPTLPLGYSSNEIVSYVAEAQSMPWFHAPGGIDQFAHGTKESETLDNGNLFWGSIPEAILMGAGPGGQAQMGGGFA; encoded by the coding sequence ATGATGGCTGGCAGCCCCAGCAGTCCGGGCACTGCGGACAGTCGACGGGGAGCCAATGCGAAGCGGCCAGCTCAGCGGTCCAGCATTGCGTGCCAGAGCTGCCGCAAGTCAAAAATCAAGTGCAACAACACAGGTGGCGATTCGCCGTGCGACACTTGCATCCGAAATGGCAAAGAATGCACCTATCCAGAAGCGCCGCCGGTGCAGCCTAAGCGCTCAGAGCCCCCCGCCGGTCCAAAGGCGGAGCAGGGCACTGAACGCAAGCGGGtgcggaggatggaggaTATCGTGAAGATGGAGGGTGCCGTGCCGGCCGCTATGATCGCCGAGGATGTGCTATCGATGCCGTATCTAAACGAGGCTGTTTGGTCACAACTGTTTGACATATACCGGCTTCACTTTGCGACCGAGTTGCCTTTCCTGCACTTGGCAAcgttgaaggagaagttggggAGCAGATTCAGGGCTAAGCCCAGCGATACATCCCCAGAAATCAATCTTGTGCTGCTAGGCATTCTGACCTTGACGGCGCGCTTCCATCAGACCTTGGTATCATATGTTACCGTGCCGAAGAATGCATCAAGCGCTGCTGCAACACCGAAACCGCAGCCCCCTGGACCTGACCTCAAGGCGTCTGTGGCGTCGGAGTATTATGCCGAGATCCTGACTAAAGCTCTCGGCGGGCTGAGGACCAGCATGACGGTGGCCTCGGTGGAAAGAGTTCAAGCTTTCCTCATGCTTGGCTTGTACGAATGGAGCCAAGCAGTCCCGAGAGTTGGCGGCATGGCTGCGTGGATGTATGTCGGTGTGGCTATCCGCATGGCCCAGGCCTTGGGTCTCGGCCATGGCGATGGGGAACCCGGAAAGAAGTTCAGCATGCGACCTGCGCTTGCGAGAGGGCCTAGCATTCCTCACTCACAAATGATTATCGCCAAGGAGATTCGAAGGAGGACCATGTTCAGTTGTCTGATACTGGACCGTCTTTTGGGCTGTGGTAAAGACCGGGTGTCCACGATTCGATCTGAGGACCTCCGGATTCAGCTCCCATGCGCCGAAATGTCATTTGATCTGTCAGAGGACGTCTTTACGGGATTCTTGAACCCTGTCCCGGGAATCGACAAGAAGCGGCCTATTAGTGACAGTGTCCTGGGGCGTTTTGTACGTCTGGTTGACCTTTGGGGCGAGATCTCACGGTGGAGTTTTGCGGGTGGTCGCTTCACCGAGACGGAAGCTCCATGGCACTCGGCATCGAAGTTTTGCCAGCTGCGCGAGAAACTCGAGGGTTTCTACGCTGATCTACCTCCCAACTTCCAGTGGTCGGACTCTAACTACTACAAGCACGAGAACCACCAAGCGAGTAGCGTGTATGTTTCGTTGCATATGCTCGGTGCTGTTTGCAGGATAATGCTTCACCGGGAGTATATCCCGttcatccccatccgctGTGACAGGCCTGTGGGTCCGCTCGACGAGCCCGTTTTCACTGAGGGTCAGGAGCCGGCCGGCTTCTGGGACACCAGCGCCGAGGAGATCTTCCGTGCGGCGAGGGACATTGTTGACTTGGTGGAAATCTGTGGCGACAAGCTGCCCATGTCAGCActggttttgttttctgtctGGACTGCAGCCTTTGTCGGTATCTACGCCGTCCATTTTCCCCACATGGACACCAAGGGCCACATGCTCCCGTCCTTTTCAGGTGATCTTGAAATCACCAAAAACGGTCCTACTGGGACAACCTTCTCCACCCTCAAGCAGATGTCCCGGTGGTTGAAGCTGGCCGAAACGTACTGCAACTACTTCCGTGAGATGGCTTGCTACTACGAAAAGGTCAAGTCAGACTGGGACAAGCACAGCGGTAGGCCGGGCAACAACGAGGGCAAGCTCATCAGCGTGCGGTTaggcggtggcggtctcGAGGAGTGGCAGAAACAGAGTCGAAAGATCATCAATAACGGTGAGATACTCGGCACGGGCGGCCCAGACGACAAGCAGTCCTCCCGAGACAGCACCGTCGAGCCAAAttcccaccaacagcaacagcaacaacaacaacaacaacaacaacacgaaGAGAAGCCCTCCCGGTCAACTTCATTCACCCCGATCAACtcttccaaccaccacccccaaccctaCCATCATCAGTCGCACGACTCCAACGGCAAAATGGAAGACAACGCTGACAGCTGGCGCTTCCACCCACATCACCCGCATCAGCCATCCCCTTCTCAGTCATCTACCACGATCCCCTCGCCAGAAATGCCCATGGTTTCCTTCCCGACGCTGCCGCTGGGGTACTCGTCGAATGAGATTGTGAGCTATGTGGCCGAGGCGCAGAGCATGCCCTGGTTTCATGCTCCCGGGGGGATCGACCAGTTTGCGCACGGGACAAAGGAGAGCGAGACGCTGGATAACGGGAatttgttttgggggagtaTACCGGAGGCTATCTTGATGGGGGCTGGGCCCGGGGGGCAGGCGCAGATGGGTGGGGGTTTTGCTTAG
- a CDS encoding uncharacterized protein (EggNog:ENOG503Q49B; COG:S), translating into MRQPQDPKLLYAINGVKAYHIANGKEQPLTPTGPQTLSLLMVPTSSVFADPSIDPETSNAEQDFYLHLHLPPELDLPLPATTQIYHQPPTSYLIPRWDLGPDSGAFTRIEFPSVQSRKGIQEDVDTFETILAQCTAFLERAPPPKIHGKSEKQWWEDTDQKVSSGGTGSKAAVATGEQLPAYNPADFKPGEAYARGGPSNTAHAPGQIVLVDEEDGSVIGELAENFQVVEHSSLQPGSKDPVEITLPADGGSNVQVAPISPELWDAELHPAYKNSFLVSNAHAASRLIITGSDMVAKLLQGQADNYTKRSEPAAKPMTFKPTTKEHIRRIGTFTGGAATLSAKTVGQIGKVAQNLGATLGGHGKKATTGHKGYGPDGKPLDTYKPGILNKSMMAFSTVMDGVEQAGRHLLASTSDAATTVVQHKWGPEAGEVSRSIGGGVKNVGLVYIDVTGVSRRALIKSVAKGMVVGKTSKGESIVVGGGDGGAAVIDNDGGKSSVDTQSLSGMTVAEGKQPANGNGNGAIYK; encoded by the exons ATGCGCCAACCACAGGATCCAAAGCTGCTGTATGCCATCAATGGTGTAAAGGCATACCATATCGCCAATGGCAAGGAGCAGCCCCTCACGCCAACGGGCCCGCAGACATTGTCGCTGCTGATGGTTCCTACGAGCTCTGTTTTCGCCGACCCGTCCATCGACCCGGAGACGTCAAACGCCGAGCAGGACTTCTacctccatcttcacctGCCCCCTGAGCTCGATCTCCCGCTGCCAGCCACCACGCAAATCTACCATCAGCCGCCAACCAGTTACCTGATTCCGCGGTGGGATTTGGGGCCGGACAGCGGCGCATTCACCAGGATTGAGTTTCCCTCGGTACAAAGCCGAAAGGGGATCCAGGAGGACGTCGACACATTCGAGACCATTTTGGCGCAATGCACCGCTTTCCTCGAGAGGGCCCCGCCCCCAAAAATTCATGGAAAAAGCGAGAAGCAGTGGTGGGAGGACACCGACCAGAAGGTCAGCAGCGGGGGTACTGGCTCCAAGGCTGCTGTCGCCACAGGCGAACAGTTGCCCGCGTATAACCCAGCAGACTTCAAACCTGGCGAGGCTTATGCGCGTGGAGgcccctccaacaccgctCACGCGCCAGGACAGATCGTtttggttgatgaagaggacggcAGCGTGATTGGCGAGCTTGCCGAgaacttccaggttgttgaGCACAGTTCCCTGCAACCTGGATCGAAAG ATCCGGTCGAGATCACGCTCCCTGCCGATGGTGGTTCGAATGTTCAGGTGGCACCTATCTCCCCTGAGCTGTGGGATGCAGAGCTGCATCCAGCCTACAAGAATTCCTTCCTTGTCTCGAACGCGCACGCTGCCTCAcggctcatcatcactggcTCCGACATGGTTGCCAAACTTCTCCAAGGCCAGGCCGACAATTACACCAAGCGATCCGAGCCTGCTGCGAAGCCCATGACCTTCAAGCCGACCACCAAGGAACACATCCGTCGCATCGGCACCTTTACTGGCGGTGCGGCCACTCTGTCGGCCAAAACGGTAGGCCAGATTGGCAAAGTTGCACAGAACCTCGGAGCGACGCTCGGTGGACATGGCAAGAAGGCGACCACTGGTCACAAGGGGTATGGCCCGGACGGCAAACCGCTTGACACATATAAGCCAGGCATCCTGAACAAGAGCATGATGGCTTTTTCCACTGTAATGGACGGTGTAGAGCAGGCCGGACGTCACTTGCTTGCGTCGACGTCAGATGCCGCCACAACTGTCGTTCAGCACAAGTGGGGACCCGAGGCAGGAGAGGTGAGCAGGTCGATTGGTGGTGGCGTCAAGAATGTCGGACTGGTCTACATTGATGTAACGGGCGTCTCGCGCAGGGCCCTGATCAAGAGCGTGGCCAAGGGTATGGTTGTGGGCAAGACATCAAAGGGCGAGTCTATCGTTGTGGGCgggggtgatggcggtgcAGCTGTTATTGATAATGACGGAGGAAAGTCGTCGGTTGACACACAGTCGCTGAGCGGAATGACAGTTGCGGAGGGGAAGCAACCAGCGaatggcaacggcaacggaGCTATCTATAAGTAG